The Takifugu flavidus isolate HTHZ2018 chromosome 21, ASM371156v2, whole genome shotgun sequence genome has a window encoding:
- the irx4b gene encoding iroquois-class homeodomain protein IRX-4b: MAYSPLGYSYSTTPQFLMTPNSLAGCLEPGTPPSHSSLRPSSQLTSAIGVYSGPYPKTHGYYNTSEATALYSRGTLDLKDRTASGPVTPSQTSAYYPYEYPFGQYPYDRYSYSCSDGASRRKNATRETTSTLKAWLQEHQKNPYPTKGEKIMLAIITRMTLTQVSTWFANARRRLKKENKVTWSPRACKSSDDRGCEDDSDDAEKPVGSDKDLPDPPCTDLQSDLEDFDLLESDGSDCEPKPQFFPGDDGAGKDTPLSHGHVAEPLHKKDGLSPECPKLTSVHQQNSPFYPNPGLQSAEAKPKIWSIAHTAASLDGALQAEYPPCMLSSTGSSSPAYASNMALTKGDGQQESPVSTLREWMDGVFHGPPLQHHKPAEVWKDFASAGMDSRTLGQPFELMRSTASL; the protein is encoded by the exons ATGGCTTACTCTCCGCTGGGATACTCCTACTCCACAACACCGCAG TTCCTGATGACACCCAACTCACTGGCCGGTTGTCTGGAGCCCGGAACGCCTCCCTCTCACTCGTCGCTGCGCCCCTCAAGCCAGCTCACCTCCGCCATTGGAGTCTACAGCGGCCCATATCCAAAGACCCACGGTTACTATAACACCAGCGAGGCCACGGCTCTCTATTCCAGA GGGACACTAGATCTCAAAGACAGAACTGCATCTGGACCTGTGACACCATCTCAGACCTCTGCCTACTATCCCTATGAATATCCGTTTGGCCAATATCCATATGATAGATATAG CTACTCTTGTTCTGATGGTGCTTCCCGTCGGAAAAATGCCACCAGGGAGACCACCAGCACCCTGAAGGCTTGGCTGCAGGAGCATCAGAAGAACCCCTACCCCACAAAGGGAGAGAAGATAATGCTGGCCATCATCACCAGGATGACCCTCACACAG GTGTCTACTTGGTTTGCAAATGCGCGCAGGAGGctgaagaaggaaaacaagGTGACGTGGTCGCCACGAGCTTGTAAAAGCTCTGACGACCGAGGCTGCGAGGACGACAGCGATGACGCCGAGAAGCCAGTCGGTAGCGACAAAGACCTCCCCG ACCCGCCGTGCACAGACCTGCAGAGCGACCTCGAGGACTTCGACCTGCTGGAGTCAGACGGTTCAGACTGTGAACCAAAGCCGCAGTTTTTTCCCGGGGACGATGGCGCGGGCAAAGACACGCCCCTCTCGCACGGCCACGTCGCAGAGCCGCTGCACAAAAAAGACGGACTGTCGCCAGAGTGTCCCAAACTCACATCGGTCCACCAGCAAAACTCCCCCTTCTACCCCAACCCGGGCCTCCAAAGTGCAGAAGCCAAACCCAAGATCTGGTCCATCGCTCACACTGCCGCGTCTCTGGATGGCGCCCTGCAGGCAGAGTATCCGCCCTGCATGCTGTCGTCGActggctcctcctctcccgCGTACGCGTCAAACATGGCGCTAACCAAGGGAGACGGGCAACAGGAGTCGCCGGTGTCCACCCTCAGAGAATGGATGGACGGAGTCTTTCACGGTCCACCTCTCCAACATCACAAACCAGCCGAGGTGTGGAAAGATTTCGCCAGTGCTGGGATGGACAGCAGGACGCTGGGACAGCCCTTCGAACTCATGAGGTCGACAGCGTCTTTGTAG
- the ndufs6 gene encoding NADH dehydrogenase [ubiquinone] iron-sulfur protein 6, mitochondrial, whose amino-acid sequence MAAAVGRLLSFSKNAKLLVSPLRLSAGSVSHYSVETSSTGEVITHTGQVYDEDDYRRARFTGRQKEVNKNFAIKLVAEEPVTDVESRVVSCDGGGGALGHPKVYINLDKDTKIGTCGYCGLRFKQKHHH is encoded by the exons ATGGCCGCTGCTGTGGGTAGACTTCTGTCCTTCAGTAAAAATGCTAAGCTATTGGTCTCACCTTTGAGGCTGTCTGCTGGTTCTGTCAGTCATTACAGTGTTGAGACTTCCAGTACTGGCGAGGTTATTACCCACACTGGCCAG GTCTACGACGAGGACGACTACAGGAGAGCCAGATTCACCGGGAGACAAAAGGAG GTGAACAAGAACTTTGCTATCAAGCTGGTGGCTGAGGAGCCAGTGACAGATGTTGAATCCAGGgtggtgtcctgtgatggaggtggaggagctctGGGGCATCCCAAAGTCTACATAAACCTG GATAAGGATACAAAAATTGGCACATGCGGCTACTGTGGATTGCGGTTCAAACAGAAGCACCATCACTGA